The proteins below are encoded in one region of Winogradskyella helgolandensis:
- the fbp gene encoding class 1 fructose-bisphosphatase, translating into MSHQKTTLGEFIIKNQASFPFSSGELSSLLNALRLAAKVVNHEVNKAGLVDLFGDSGDVNVQGEHQQKLDVFANKTFIQSLKNRNIVCGIVSEENDEFITVEGRDKESNGKYVVLMDPLDGSSNIDVNVSVGTIFSIYRRLTPPGTPVEEKDFLQPGRNQVGAGYIVYGTSTMIVYTTGDGVNGFTLNPAIGSFYLSHPDMKFPENGSIYSVNQGNYSHFPEAVKKYIKYCQEVDEDRPYSQRYIGSLVSDFHRNMIKGGIYLYPNSTVNTDGKLRLLYECNPMAFLTEQADGIATDGEQSILDIIPTHIHERAPFYCGSPSMIKKLLEFIRQ; encoded by the coding sequence ATGAGTCATCAAAAAACGACTTTAGGAGAATTTATTATTAAAAACCAGGCTTCTTTTCCCTTTTCTAGTGGAGAACTATCCAGTCTTTTAAATGCCTTGCGTTTAGCAGCAAAGGTGGTTAATCATGAGGTAAATAAAGCGGGTTTAGTAGATCTTTTTGGCGATTCTGGTGATGTTAATGTACAAGGTGAGCATCAGCAAAAATTAGATGTTTTTGCCAATAAAACATTTATTCAATCTTTAAAAAACAGAAATATTGTTTGTGGTATTGTATCTGAAGAAAATGATGAATTTATAACCGTCGAAGGACGCGATAAAGAATCGAATGGTAAGTATGTTGTACTTATGGACCCTTTAGATGGCTCATCAAATATTGATGTAAATGTGTCGGTCGGAACCATTTTTTCAATTTATAGACGATTAACTCCTCCTGGAACTCCTGTAGAAGAAAAAGATTTTTTACAACCCGGTAGAAACCAAGTTGGTGCTGGCTATATTGTGTATGGTACATCTACTATGATTGTTTACACCACTGGCGATGGAGTTAATGGCTTTACACTTAACCCAGCTATTGGATCTTTTTATTTGTCACACCCTGATATGAAATTTCCTGAAAATGGTTCTATTTATTCTGTTAATCAAGGAAATTATAGTCATTTTCCAGAAGCTGTAAAAAAATATATAAAATACTGTCAGGAGGTCGACGAAGATAGACCTTACTCACAGCGTTATATTGGGTCATTAGTTTCTGATTTTCATAGAAACATGATAAAAGGAGGTATTTATTTATATCCTAACAGTACCGTTAATACCGACGGAAAACTCAGATTACTTTACGAATGTAATCCTATGGCATTTTTAACAGAGCAAGCAGATGGTATTGCTACTGATGGTGAGCAAAGTATATTAGATATTATTCCTACTCATATCCATGAGCGCGCTCCATTTTATTGTGGAAGTCCTTCTATGATAAAAAAATTACTTGAATTTATTCGTCAATAG
- a CDS encoding hybrid sensor histidine kinase/response regulator transcription factor: MLRIICFLCVVITLSTKQAYSQNFERISNKEGFNQNTVNSIEQDKYGFLWYATPNGLIRYDGYEFKTFSTQSKGEQAISSNNVTYLFNDKDGILWIGTNVGLNIYVPWLERFFKVPLSYNIDVNKIASQDDGYVWITSSKDLIRCQLKDVSNGVFEVSENLLDLKGKPLEINTFTFGLKSSLILGTNDGLTKVMYQSDGSILKTVLPDFNDFDFFKDKEITEIIKVDNIFWIGTAEGLYSSNLDANSDYLVKKIEVPNEDSKFYVNSLFKDIDNAIWIGTSGDGLYKFNPILNSYKHFNFDPKNKNSISSHQINAVYQDSFDVLWLGTAQGGINKLDLYQKPFYSYTNNPYDKFSIGDNLITSILEDNNGKVWVSGYNKKLFRSIEAINESNIDKIQFEDLESKLPIGITDVIRYIYQDQRNYIWFGTDKKVIVYSPIRKDFITIEFLSKADKRPLFLTRKIAQINDTEIVLAGNRIIVIENPWKAIDESREPKINIKSTLNITASKVQSFLHDSNGQFWFGTDNGLLQCKYESGKIEVIREYDNNKTGSSKLSYNSVFTLHEDDKKNIWIGTFGGGLNKLELDTDSNPLRIEYFRKNNILPDDVIYGILPQKSSANLWVSTDMGLVRFNTDTTKVNVFDVSDGLIQNNFRQSAYTLGASGYMYFGGLNGLTIFDPQKIALNRQPPKVLITSLLINNKPIKIGEKLNNITILKKAISETDTVTVSKSQRIISFNLVAEHTTAPAKNKIAYKLDGFNKDWVETDEGKSSVTYTNLSDGTYTLKVKSANGDGVWSDSAKTLTLVVLPLWYQTWWSYTLLVLVFLGVGVGIVFYFVQHEKLKQKLIYEQLDKDRMEVVNQGKFKYFTNLSHEFRTPLTLISGPLDRVIDNNTNPESEKFLAIIKRNTHRLLSLIDQLITFRQAEQGYLNLNFTKSTLGDFLYPTTEAFENYALEKNINFYYKISSPNEEIVIDVEKLERILFNLLSNAFKNTPVQGTISIEASIVFEDDIKNIKIDVVDTGKGIPKESLNNIFERFYQLGNQDGNVSGGGIGLSFCKSLVELFNGRISVKSKMNKETRFTIIIPSSTIEEVNIEDTGIKKSFIKNWVPLQVNTIDQPNDAKKSEKQHSILVVENELDIQDFLDNALSDKYNITIANNGVEALEAIKKTEFSTIISDVMMPEMDGFELCKRIKANPETCQLPVLLLTALGDNVDLIKGLEFGADEYISKPFSLKHLELRLKKLIENNVKIKDYFSKNSLPPKDKKELGFSKRDLEFLENITEIIEKNLSNSNFGVEELSTEAGLSSSHFYRKLKQLTGQVPNAYLRNFRLQRAAELLDSNSGFNVAEVMYQIGIESNSYFSTSFKKLHGMSPSEYSKR, translated from the coding sequence ATGCTTAGAATTATATGCTTTCTTTGTGTTGTAATTACACTCTCTACTAAACAAGCTTATTCTCAAAATTTTGAAAGAATTTCTAATAAAGAAGGATTTAATCAGAATACTGTTAATTCCATAGAACAAGATAAATATGGATTTTTATGGTACGCCACCCCAAATGGCTTAATTCGTTATGATGGCTATGAGTTTAAAACATTCAGTACCCAATCTAAAGGTGAGCAAGCCATTTCTAGTAATAATGTTACGTATTTATTTAACGATAAAGATGGTATACTTTGGATAGGTACCAATGTTGGGCTTAATATATACGTCCCTTGGTTAGAACGGTTTTTCAAAGTGCCACTTAGTTATAACATCGATGTTAATAAGATTGCCTCTCAGGATGACGGCTATGTTTGGATAACGTCTTCAAAGGATTTAATACGATGCCAATTAAAAGATGTTAGCAATGGTGTTTTTGAAGTATCGGAGAATCTTCTTGATTTAAAAGGAAAACCTCTAGAGATTAACACGTTTACATTTGGACTTAAGTCATCGCTTATATTAGGTACAAATGATGGGTTAACAAAAGTAATGTACCAATCAGACGGTTCAATTTTAAAAACGGTACTTCCAGATTTTAATGATTTTGACTTTTTTAAAGATAAAGAGATTACTGAAATCATAAAAGTAGATAATATCTTTTGGATTGGAACAGCAGAAGGTTTGTACAGTTCTAATTTAGATGCCAACTCAGATTATTTAGTCAAGAAAATAGAAGTTCCAAACGAAGATTCTAAGTTTTACGTTAATAGCCTTTTTAAGGATATTGATAATGCCATATGGATAGGCACTAGTGGTGATGGACTTTATAAATTTAACCCCATTCTAAATTCCTATAAGCATTTTAATTTTGATCCAAAGAATAAAAACAGCATCAGTAGTCATCAAATCAACGCGGTTTATCAAGATAGTTTTGATGTACTTTGGTTGGGTACTGCACAAGGTGGAATTAATAAATTAGATCTTTATCAAAAACCATTTTATTCTTATACTAACAACCCTTATGATAAGTTTTCTATTGGAGATAATTTAATCACTTCAATTTTAGAAGATAACAACGGTAAGGTTTGGGTTTCAGGATATAATAAAAAATTGTTTAGAAGTATAGAAGCCATTAATGAAAGCAATATAGATAAAATTCAATTTGAAGATTTAGAAAGTAAATTACCTATTGGCATTACTGATGTTATACGATATATTTATCAAGATCAAAGAAATTATATTTGGTTTGGTACAGACAAGAAAGTCATTGTTTATAGCCCAATACGTAAAGATTTTATAACGATTGAATTCTTATCAAAAGCAGATAAGAGACCTCTCTTTTTAACCCGAAAAATTGCGCAAATAAATGATACAGAAATTGTTTTAGCAGGAAATAGAATTATAGTTATAGAAAATCCTTGGAAAGCAATTGATGAATCTAGGGAACCAAAAATCAACATTAAATCAACCTTAAATATAACAGCTAGTAAAGTACAAAGCTTTTTGCATGATAGTAATGGTCAATTTTGGTTTGGTACAGATAATGGTTTGCTGCAATGTAAATATGAAAGTGGAAAAATTGAAGTTATTAGAGAATATGACAACAATAAAACAGGGAGTAGTAAACTAAGTTACAACAGTGTTTTCACCCTTCATGAAGATGATAAAAAGAATATTTGGATTGGTACGTTTGGTGGGGGCTTAAATAAATTGGAATTAGATACTGACAGTAATCCATTGAGAATAGAGTATTTTAGAAAAAATAATATCTTACCAGATGATGTTATTTATGGAATTTTACCACAAAAGAGCAGTGCTAATTTATGGGTGAGTACCGATATGGGATTAGTTCGGTTTAATACAGATACAACCAAAGTAAATGTCTTTGATGTTAGTGATGGTCTAATCCAAAATAATTTTAGACAGTCTGCATATACTTTAGGCGCATCTGGCTATATGTATTTTGGAGGCTTAAATGGCTTAACTATTTTCGATCCACAAAAAATAGCCTTAAACAGGCAACCTCCAAAGGTTTTAATTACGTCGTTACTAATAAATAACAAACCTATAAAGATTGGTGAAAAATTAAATAATATTACGATTCTAAAAAAAGCCATTTCGGAAACAGATACCGTAACGGTTTCTAAAAGTCAGCGTATCATTTCCTTTAATTTGGTTGCTGAGCATACAACTGCTCCTGCGAAAAATAAAATAGCTTATAAATTAGATGGCTTTAATAAGGATTGGGTAGAAACAGATGAAGGAAAATCGAGTGTCACCTATACTAATTTGTCAGATGGAACCTACACGTTAAAGGTAAAGTCCGCTAATGGAGACGGTGTTTGGAGTGATTCAGCGAAGACATTAACATTGGTTGTTTTACCCCTTTGGTATCAAACTTGGTGGAGCTACACGTTATTGGTCCTTGTATTTTTAGGTGTTGGTGTTGGGATTGTTTTCTATTTTGTTCAACATGAAAAATTAAAACAAAAACTAATCTATGAGCAATTAGATAAGGACAGAATGGAAGTTGTTAACCAAGGTAAATTTAAATATTTCACCAACTTATCTCATGAGTTTAGAACACCTCTAACTTTAATTTCTGGTCCCTTAGATAGAGTTATTGACAATAATACAAATCCTGAAAGTGAAAAATTCTTAGCCATTATTAAGAGAAATACGCATCGACTTTTAAGTTTAATAGATCAGTTAATAACGTTTAGACAAGCTGAACAAGGGTATTTAAACTTAAACTTTACAAAATCTACTTTAGGCGACTTTTTATATCCAACAACAGAAGCTTTTGAGAATTATGCCTTAGAAAAGAACATTAATTTTTATTACAAAATAAGTTCTCCTAATGAAGAGATTGTTATTGATGTAGAAAAACTAGAAAGAATACTTTTTAATTTATTGTCTAATGCTTTTAAAAATACACCGGTTCAAGGGACTATTAGTATAGAAGCTTCCATTGTATTTGAAGATGATATTAAGAATATTAAAATAGATGTTGTTGACACAGGAAAAGGTATCCCTAAAGAAAGTTTAAATAATATTTTTGAACGGTTTTATCAATTAGGAAACCAAGATGGAAATGTTAGTGGAGGTGGAATTGGTCTATCCTTTTGTAAATCTTTAGTCGAATTATTTAACGGTCGTATTTCCGTTAAAAGTAAAATGAATAAAGAAACCCGTTTCACAATTATTATTCCATCTTCAACTATTGAAGAGGTTAATATTGAAGACACCGGTATAAAAAAATCATTCATAAAGAATTGGGTGCCTTTACAAGTTAATACTATTGATCAGCCTAATGATGCTAAGAAAAGTGAAAAACAGCATAGTATTTTAGTTGTCGAAAATGAATTGGATATCCAAGATTTTCTTGATAATGCATTGTCGGACAAATACAATATCACAATAGCAAATAATGGTGTTGAAGCATTAGAAGCAATTAAAAAAACAGAGTTTAGTACTATTATAAGTGATGTTATGATGCCAGAGATGGATGGTTTTGAATTATGTAAACGCATCAAAGCAAATCCTGAAACTTGCCAACTCCCTGTTTTATTATTAACTGCTTTAGGGGATAATGTGGATTTAATTAAAGGTTTAGAGTTTGGAGCTGATGAATATATTAGTAAACCATTTTCTTTAAAGCATCTTGAGCTTAGACTGAAAAAATTAATAGAGAATAATGTTAAGATAAAGGACTATTTTTCAAAGAATAGTTTACCCCCAAAAGACAAAAAGGAATTAGGATTCTCTAAAAGGGATCTCGAATTCTTAGAGAACATCACCGAAATCATCGAGAAGAACTTATCTAATTCAAATTTTGGAGTAGAAGAATTATCTACAGAAGCAGGCTTAAGTTCCTCTCATTTTTATAGAAAATTGAAACAACTTACAGGGCAAGTTCCAAATGCTTACTTACGTAATTTTAGGTTACAAAGGGCAGCGGAATTATTAGATAGTAATAGTGGTTTTAACGTTGCGGAAGTGATGTATCAAATAGGTATAGAATCTAATTCTTACTTTTCTACCTCATTCAAAAAGCTACATGGTATGTCCCCATCTGAGTATTCAAAACGATAA
- a CDS encoding DUF4047 domain-containing protein, whose translation MKKTILLLVFSIAMCSSVFAQNNADKKIDQKVSAYVEAVESKLTLTSEEKETLITLKEAQVKATFEINEKYEKGSEEIKEKRKESNKEFSKSLNKAFGKDRAKEIKLASRKNKKKK comes from the coding sequence ATGAAAAAAACAATTTTACTACTCGTATTTAGTATCGCAATGTGTAGTTCTGTATTTGCTCAAAATAATGCAGATAAAAAAATAGACCAAAAAGTTAGTGCATATGTAGAAGCTGTAGAAAGCAAGTTAACACTAACGAGCGAAGAAAAGGAAACATTAATAACATTAAAAGAAGCACAGGTGAAGGCTACTTTTGAAATTAATGAGAAGTATGAAAAAGGTTCTGAAGAGATAAAAGAAAAAAGAAAAGAAAGTAATAAAGAGTTTTCTAAGTCTCTTAATAAAGCCTTTGGAAAAGACAGAGCTAAAGAAATAAAGTTGGCATCCAGAAAGAATAAGAAGAAAAAGTAA
- a CDS encoding T9SS type A sorting domain-containing protein has translation MINKINIIILFIFFSLIPVAAQQVWYENSSQTNNIQFSNTQQGLFTTDEANPETNGINTNATVSKFVRDGQENSRIIFNLSEPIIDLSSLTISLKAYTSIQTSDLNTTNSRIRLFFKNSSIGGSSNLYKQANFSVGETWETFTYDFDQETMPSDVLIAGGYDQIMIVFASADTSGLTSTYYIDTISGSFEQPLRNALFLSSSWGVRFNLDGGYRLDNSSNDDWVAGAQDIVDNLPAVGHVITNFTHPAHGYYYTLRDNPYVDIANEIHPDMVPTLENEQIILDVIDVFRNSGKKVILYLNGAGPGHLQGNSDREFEILAAWENYYNTEFAGDEALAWRTLVKGYLERFQGLVDGYWLDNLGNLPGELSDFVAMIREVDPNIAIATNSNSTYLTDENGDVLYVDTDATDDEDPTDYRIRNFAINNPYMDFTAGHPTPLGQGAPPNSWAYEEFLFPLIAEAPWGSFDGSKDAIKHYFCPIRERWSVANADLVFEVEQAYRFVRTLTDAGGTITYSTTITDGFITDDEMAIMQDINDRMVQIPKPDYIPYVRPEGAYLVGEVLSVDSEDDFYKIALFPNPVKQHFSLSKGISSAIIYNANGQEILIFKSNQNSFDVSKLVKGVYFVKAYTATNEIQVFKFIKQ, from the coding sequence ATGATTAACAAAATTAATATAATAATTCTATTTATATTTTTTAGCTTAATTCCAGTTGCAGCACAGCAAGTTTGGTACGAAAATTCAAGTCAAACAAACAACATCCAGTTTTCTAACACGCAACAAGGACTATTTACTACAGATGAAGCAAACCCTGAGACCAATGGTATAAACACCAATGCAACTGTTTCTAAATTTGTAAGAGATGGGCAAGAAAATTCAAGAATTATATTTAATTTATCAGAACCAATAATCGACTTATCTTCTTTAACAATTTCATTAAAAGCATACACATCTATACAAACTTCTGATTTGAACACCACAAACAGTAGAATCCGATTATTTTTTAAAAACTCAAGTATTGGAGGATCGAGCAACCTATACAAACAAGCAAATTTTTCTGTAGGGGAAACCTGGGAAACTTTTACTTACGATTTTGATCAAGAAACAATGCCTTCCGATGTTTTAATTGCTGGAGGTTACGATCAAATTATGATTGTATTTGCTTCTGCAGATACTAGCGGATTAACATCAACTTATTATATTGATACTATTTCTGGGAGTTTTGAGCAACCCTTACGAAATGCATTATTTTTATCTAGTTCTTGGGGTGTGCGGTTTAATCTAGATGGAGGTTATCGGTTAGACAACTCTAGTAATGATGATTGGGTAGCTGGCGCACAAGACATTGTAGATAATTTACCTGCTGTTGGTCATGTCATTACAAATTTCACACATCCAGCACATGGTTATTATTATACCTTAAGAGATAATCCTTATGTAGATATTGCCAATGAAATTCATCCAGATATGGTGCCTACTTTAGAAAATGAACAAATCATTCTTGACGTTATTGATGTTTTTAGAAACTCAGGAAAGAAAGTTATTTTATATCTAAATGGTGCGGGACCAGGACATCTTCAAGGCAATAGTGACAGAGAATTTGAAATTTTAGCAGCATGGGAAAATTATTATAATACTGAATTTGCTGGCGATGAGGCTTTAGCATGGAGAACTTTGGTTAAAGGCTATCTTGAACGTTTTCAAGGCTTGGTAGATGGTTATTGGTTAGATAATTTAGGTAATCTACCCGGAGAATTAAGTGATTTTGTCGCTATGATTAGAGAGGTTGATCCTAATATAGCCATTGCTACAAATAGTAACTCAACATATCTAACGGATGAAAATGGGGATGTTTTATATGTAGATACAGATGCAACTGACGACGAGGACCCAACAGATTATAGAATTAGAAATTTTGCAATCAATAATCCTTATATGGATTTCACTGCTGGTCATCCTACTCCTCTAGGACAAGGAGCGCCTCCAAATTCGTGGGCCTATGAAGAGTTTCTTTTTCCTTTAATTGCTGAAGCACCTTGGGGCTCTTTTGATGGTAGTAAAGACGCTATAAAACATTATTTTTGTCCAATTAGGGAGCGTTGGAGTGTGGCTAATGCTGATTTAGTTTTTGAAGTAGAACAAGCTTATCGTTTTGTAAGAACATTAACAGACGCCGGAGGGACTATTACCTACAGCACCACCATTACAGATGGTTTTATTACTGATGATGAAATGGCAATAATGCAAGACATAAATGATAGAATGGTGCAAATACCAAAACCAGATTACATACCTTATGTAAGGCCAGAAGGCGCTTATTTAGTCGGGGAAGTCTTAAGCGTTGATTCTGAAGATGATTTTTATAAGATTGCTTTATTTCCAAATCCGGTAAAACAACACTTTAGCTTATCAAAAGGAATTTCTTCTGCAATTATTTACAATGCTAATGGACAGGAAATACTAATATTTAAAAGCAATCAAAACTCTTTTGATGTTTCAAAACTCGTTAAAGGCGTTTATTTTGTAAAAGCGTATACAGCAACTAATGAAATTCAGGTTTTTAAATTTATAAAACAATAA
- a CDS encoding sulfatase, giving the protein MAYKDYIKCIIAGIICFSCNTQHSKVTHQNTQGTNRPKPNVLLLLTDDLGWQDVKVYDIDEPSPYETPNLDAFAKKGVQFWQAYSPAPTCAPSRCAIMSGNHPARAQKTHVVGGAPPTVYGNKDTQRIMDPWYSGRMPENEMTLARVLQEKGYTTGHTGKWHMAINHFAFPQPTDQGFDVSTADRGATSPQKPHRLTDFATTKVSDPYRLDENGFPYHQNSQDALNFLKENKQDPFFLYYATFLVHAPIHTRSKALLEKYCEKLGVPFPTDPDHWEVEGQNNPYYAAMVEMLDYYVGQVFDYLETTDDPRWPGHKLSENTYIIFTSDNGGMEGHPGEVFTDNYPLDKGKINAKEGGTRVPLMISGPGIKKGVESDVVVNGLDFYPTILSLLGIEKPKDKNLDGADLSTLLLKDPTDSKLVLDKNGNERTTMMWHFPHASYQSTLRVGDYKFIRNYDYKNNPRTPEFELYKLYTTKNGVAERVDIEEVNNLASSYPEKTKEMNAQLTSVLTEMKASYPSYNPYNKSAMEHKETIPTVLSASKDHNQVTFKYKENGVEAIKADLIYTTNGGHRYEEWFKTDAKINADGTITANLPKGTTHYIINVIDANNFLVSYPEMPTIKFLKKEKKKYSSYALSSK; this is encoded by the coding sequence ATGGCATATAAAGATTATATCAAATGTATTATTGCTGGCATAATATGTTTTAGCTGTAATACACAACATTCAAAAGTAACTCATCAAAATACTCAGGGCACAAATAGACCAAAACCCAATGTTCTACTTTTACTTACAGATGATTTAGGTTGGCAAGATGTGAAAGTTTATGATATTGACGAGCCTTCTCCATACGAAACACCAAACTTAGATGCTTTTGCAAAAAAGGGAGTCCAGTTTTGGCAGGCGTATTCTCCAGCGCCTACTTGCGCGCCTAGCCGATGTGCTATAATGAGTGGGAATCATCCAGCGAGAGCGCAAAAAACACATGTGGTTGGTGGTGCACCACCCACGGTTTATGGAAACAAAGACACACAGCGTATTATGGATCCTTGGTATAGCGGACGTATGCCAGAGAACGAAATGACACTGGCTAGAGTATTGCAAGAAAAAGGCTATACCACAGGACATACAGGGAAATGGCATATGGCTATTAACCACTTTGCATTTCCGCAACCTACAGATCAAGGCTTTGATGTGTCTACTGCAGATCGTGGAGCAACGAGTCCACAAAAACCACATCGTTTAACCGATTTTGCAACAACTAAAGTGTCTGATCCTTACCGATTAGATGAAAACGGGTTTCCTTACCATCAAAACAGTCAGGATGCCTTAAATTTCTTAAAAGAAAATAAACAAGATCCATTTTTCTTATACTATGCGACGTTTCTTGTGCATGCGCCAATTCACACGAGAAGTAAAGCACTTTTAGAGAAGTATTGTGAAAAATTAGGCGTGCCTTTTCCAACAGACCCTGATCATTGGGAGGTAGAAGGGCAGAACAATCCGTATTATGCGGCCATGGTAGAAATGTTAGATTATTATGTAGGACAAGTTTTTGATTATTTAGAAACTACGGATGATCCACGTTGGCCTGGTCATAAATTAAGTGAAAACACTTATATTATTTTTACTTCAGATAATGGAGGCATGGAAGGACATCCAGGAGAAGTTTTTACTGATAATTATCCATTAGACAAAGGAAAAATAAACGCTAAAGAAGGTGGGACAAGAGTCCCTTTAATGATTTCAGGACCTGGAATAAAAAAAGGAGTAGAGTCTGATGTTGTTGTAAACGGATTGGATTTTTACCCAACAATTCTATCCTTATTAGGAATTGAGAAACCAAAAGATAAAAATTTAGATGGTGCTGATTTATCGACGTTGTTATTAAAAGACCCTACCGATTCTAAATTGGTACTTGATAAAAACGGCAATGAAAGAACGACGATGATGTGGCATTTTCCCCATGCTTCTTACCAAAGTACGTTACGAGTGGGTGATTATAAATTCATTAGAAATTATGATTATAAAAATAACCCTAGAACACCAGAATTTGAATTATATAAATTATATACCACCAAGAATGGAGTCGCAGAACGTGTGGATATTGAGGAGGTAAATAATTTAGCGTCGTCTTATCCAGAAAAAACAAAAGAAATGAACGCGCAATTGACTTCTGTTTTAACAGAAATGAAAGCGAGCTATCCGTCTTACAATCCCTATAACAAAAGTGCTATGGAGCATAAAGAAACGATTCCCACTGTGTTATCTGCATCAAAAGACCATAACCAAGTTACATTTAAATATAAAGAAAATGGAGTTGAGGCGATAAAGGCTGATTTAATTTATACCACCAATGGAGGCCACCGTTACGAAGAGTGGTTTAAAACAGATGCTAAGATAAACGCTGATGGCACCATAACGGCTAATTTACCTAAGGGCACAACGCATTATATTATTAATGTAATTGATGCCAATAATTTCCTAGTTAGTTATCCTGAAATGCCTACGATCAAATTTCTTAAAAAGGAGAAAAAGAAGTATTCTAGCTATGCTCTAAGTAGTAAATAA
- a CDS encoding T9SS type A sorting domain-containing protein: MKKQLLFTAILLFATGVTFGQATVLDPLDPETQQISIASTDYSQTGGPFAPNGNGAHLNATIPEVLNGSISFDVVSSGADFETSIVFHVRKLFGNSGSVTMTVDGTTDAPITLAADASASNLNGFETFDTLTFSQNVMITSVPKTITLDINILQDLSNSARIRFYWLRFSNVSLGVDDFETQETSVKVYPNPAKNSFQIESNTSIERVELYNITGQLLKTYSEEANYDISDLATGIYIANIKTQFGSKTLRIVKE, encoded by the coding sequence ATGAAAAAACAATTACTTTTTACAGCAATTTTACTTTTTGCTACAGGTGTTACATTTGGGCAAGCAACAGTGCTTGATCCATTGGATCCTGAAACACAGCAGATCAGTATAGCAAGTACAGATTATTCTCAAACTGGAGGACCTTTTGCACCAAACGGAAATGGTGCTCATCTTAATGCAACTATACCAGAAGTTCTTAATGGATCTATTAGTTTTGATGTAGTTTCTTCTGGAGCAGATTTCGAAACATCAATTGTTTTTCACGTAAGAAAATTATTTGGTAATTCTGGGAGTGTAACTATGACTGTTGATGGCACAACTGACGCACCAATTACTTTAGCTGCTGACGCTAGTGCAAGCAACCTTAATGGTTTTGAGACATTTGATACGTTAACATTTTCCCAAAATGTAATGATTACATCTGTTCCTAAAACGATAACATTGGATATTAATATTTTACAAGACCTTTCTAATAGCGCTAGAATTAGATTCTATTGGCTTAGATTTTCTAATGTATCTTTAGGTGTAGATGATTTTGAAACACAAGAGACAAGTGTTAAAGTTTATCCTAACCCTGCAAAAAACAGCTTTCAAATAGAGTCTAACACTAGTATTGAGCGTGTAGAACTTTATAATATTACGGGCCAATTATTAAAAACATATAGCGAAGAAGCTAATTATGATATCAGTGATTTAGCAACAGGAATTTATATTGCAAATATTAAGACGCAATTTGGCTCTAAAACCTTGAGGATTGTAAAAGAATAA